A part of Xenopus tropicalis strain Nigerian chromosome 4, UCB_Xtro_10.0, whole genome shotgun sequence genomic DNA contains:
- the LOC116410452 gene encoding uncharacterized protein LOC116410452 translates to MYFLLIFFYPFHFMQKQDYKSNMILNRMKILYIYLIKYMIIVGFIVQCIQPAFAAATKKRVHVTEPPKQITVNASHLEEGKGNSTENKYNYKVFIIALIVMVLIGLPGAAGWFLYYRLKKKNAINDIEKATEESQAKPTMSRITSWLTENCPLAFIRHLYDRLKITSWFSAKLELLRLLYHKLRKRKPIDDEEKAIEKSQPKPSTTLRSKDKKKKKKKKKKKAPVNKPMEEASEAPLTKQCTDDTVQSDQGPQPLSMPKENVGITSVIQSAEQEHEESASVSLPPIIPEVSKPAVENEKETCSKVKYKRVIVLTWIEEITDDEDDEESTHQIKECQKEIPVALEPKMREVTEPKKDPQLPVSTVKPKTTPDGLKASKKLKKTVKHEATDIKPKPENPIQDKLPVFPECQELPKPNCASQVLKDMMRNHLGTDKDLDPETEWKRILKGNGKGYQQKLESKVKISPMLAKELQENFQKHRASKTAICTGVGSSDALLAHPEEIPGAYRTTLARTYIAPRDKPIVSREMLQQTIEDRQSTRTQNQHEVTHVATPVSSPQQQMEEPNIRTHKDLDPETEWKSILKGNGKGYQQKLESKVKISPMLAKELQENFQKHRASKTAICTGAGSCSSASIPGRET, encoded by the exons ATGTATTTTCTTCTAATATTTTTCTATCCATTTCACTTTATGCAGAAACAAGATTATAAATCCAACATGATACTTAACAGAATGaagatattatacatatatttaatcaaGTACATGATTATTGTAGGATTCATTGTACAGTGTATCCAACCTGCTTTCG cagCGGCAACTAAAAAAAGAGTGCATGTAACTGAACCCCCCAAGCAAATTACTGTGAATGCCAGTCACTTGGAAGAGGGAAAAGGAAACAgtacagaaaataaatacaactaTAAAGTATTTATTATTGCACTAATTGTGATGGTATTAATTGGATTGCCAGGAGCAGCTGGATG GTTTCTATATTACAGACTGAAGAAGAAGAATGCAATCAATGATATAGAAAAGGCAACAGAGGAATCACAGGCTAAGCCTACTATGTCTAGAATCACTTCATGGCTCACTGAAAACTGTCCCCTTGCCTTTATAAGGCATCTTTATGACAGACTAAAAATCACATCATGGTTCTCAGCAAAACTTGAGCTGCTCAGGCTTCTTTATCACAAACTAAGGAAAAGGAAGCCAATTGATGACGAAGAAAAGGCCATAGAGAAATCTCAGCCTAAGCCATCTACCACTTTGAG gAGTAaagacaagaagaagaagaagaaaaagaagaagaaaaaagctCCTGTGAATAAACCTATGGAGGAGGCATCTGAAGCGCCTCTCACAAAGCAATGCACAGATGATACAGTGCAATCTGATCAAGGCCCTCAACCACTTTCAATGCCTAAAGA AAATGTCGGTATCACCAGTGTGATACAATCTGCGGAACAGGAACACGAGGAATCAGCCAGTGTTTCTTTGCCGCCTATTATTCCAGAGGTTTCCAAACCTGCTGTGGAAAATGAGAAAGAAACTTGCTCCAAAGTTAAATATAAGAG GGTAATAGTCTTGACGTGGATAGAAGAGATCacagatgatgaggatgatgaagaATCAACTCATCAAATTAAAGAATGCCAGAAAGAGATTCCTGTGGCTCTTGAACCTAAAAT GAGGGAGGTAACGGAACCAAAGAAGGACCCACAGTTACCTGTTTCTACTGTAAAGCCTAAAACCACTCCAGATGGTTTAAA ggCAAGTAAGAAGCTCAAGAAAACTGTGAAACATGAAGCAACAGATATAAAACCTAAACCTGAGAATCCAATTCAGGACAAACTGCCTGTTTTTCCTGAATGCCAGGAACTTCCTAAGCCTAATTG CGCGTCTCAGGTCTTAAAGGATATGATGAGAAATCATCTTGGAACAGATAAGGACCTAGATCCAGAGACTGAATGGAAAAGAATTTTGAAGGGCAATGGAAAAGGCTATCAGCAGAAGCTGGAATCCAAGGTCAAGATATCACCGATGTTAGCTAAAGAGTTGCAAGAAAATTTCCAGAAACATCGTGCGTCAAAGACTGCCATTTGCACTGGTGTAGGCTCTTCTGACGCGCTGCTTGCACACCCGGAAGAGATACCTGGGGCTTATAGAACTACACT AGCCCGAACTTACATAGCACCAAGAGATAAGCCGATCGTATCGCGTGAAATGCTTCAACAAACTATAGA GGATAGGCAGTCCACTAGAACTCAGAATCAACATGAAGTAACTCATGTGGCAACTCCAGTCAGCTCTCCTCAGCAACAGATGGAAGAGCCAAACAT CAGAACACATAAGGACCTAGATCCAGAGACTGAATGGAAAAGCATTTTGAAGGGCAATGGAAAAGGCTATCAGCAGAAGCTGGAATCCAAGGTCAAGATATCACCGATGTTAGCTAAAGAGTTGCAAGAAAATTTCCAGAAACATCGTGCTTCAAAGACTGCCATTTGCACTGGTGCAGGCTCTTGTAGCTCTGCTTCTATACCCGGAAGAGAGACATAG